One Arcobacter sp. FWKO B genomic window, CCTTTGAGTTTTAATCTTGCGACCGTACTCCCCAGGCGGCACACTTACTGTGTTAACTGCATTACTGCAAGGTCGAGCCTCACAACAACTAGTGTGCATCGTTTAGGGCGTGGACTACCAGGGTATCTAATCCTGTTTGCTCCCCACGCTTTCGCGTCTCAGCGTCAGTTATGTTCCAGTAGATCGCCTTCGCAATCGGTATTCCTTCTGATATCTACGGATTTTACCCCTACACCAGAAATTCCATCTACCTCTCCCACACTCTAGGCTAACAGTTTTGGAAGCAGTTCTATGGTTAAGCCATAGGATTTCACTTCCAACTTATTAACCCGCCTACACGCTCTTTACGCCCAGTAATTCCGAGTAACGCTTGCACCCTCCGTATTACCGCGGCTGCTGGCACGGAGTTAGCCGGTGCTTATTCATATGGTACCGTCATTATCTTCCCATATAAAAGGAGTTTACGCACCGAAATGTGTCATCCTCCACGCGGCGTTGCTGCATCAGGCTTTCGCCCATTGTGCAATATTCCCCACTGCTGCCTCCCGTAGGAGTCTGGACCGTGTCTCAGTTCCAGTGTGACTGATCATCCTCTCAAACCAGTTATGCGTCATAGCCTTGGTAGTCCATTACACTACCAACTAGCTGATACAATATAGGCCAATCTTCTACCAATGAATCTTTCCCTTACACACTTGTGCTAATAAGGAATATAGGGTATTAGCAGTCGTTTCCAACTGTTATCCCCTAGTAGAAGGCATGTTACCTATACATTACTCACCCGTGCGCCACTTAGACTGCAATTTAGCAAGCTAAATCCGTTTCTCGTTCGACTTGCATGTGTTAAGCACGCCGCCAGCGTTCACTCTGAGCCAGGATCAAACTCTCCAAATTATGTCATACGAATATGACTAATTGAATGTCAATCTGACTTCAAGTTTTTGAAACAAACATAGAATTTTATGTTTGCTACTCGTTTACTTTTAAATAAATATTTTTTCTAAATCTGCTAATTAAAACAGAAATAGACAAGGTTGTTAATTTATTCGGTTTATAAAGATTACCTTCATAAAACCGTTATGATTTTAAAGAACTAATTTGTAGTTTCAAACTTTCGTGTGTCACTCAAATTGGACGGGAATTATAATAGAATTTTTACCCTTTGTCAAGGGGTTTACGCTTAAATTTTACTTAAATTTGCAATTTTTTTGAAATTTTATTGAAAATAGTGGTCAAATAACTATATTTAACCTTAAATAATGCAAAAAGGGTATAGTTTCACCCATACCCTTTTAACTTACTTGTAATATATACTATATAATATAGTGCTATTTGATTCTTTTTAATATTTCAATAATAAAACTTGCTGATCTATTAGCAGAACTTTTTAAGAATTCATCAAAACTAAATCCTGCATCCATATCTGCACTATCACTTATAGATCTTAAAATTAAAAAAGGTACATTTAATGCATTACACACAACGGCAACACTTGCACCTTCCATTTCAAGTGCATCAGCATTAAATGTTGATCCAATCCAATTTTTTCTCTCTTCGTTTGCTACAAACTGATCACCAGTTGCAATAATACCATCTAATAAATCTATATTTTGCTCTAATGCTACATCTTTTGCAAGTTGAATTAAAGTATTGTCTGCTTCTATAAAAACATTTCCACCTGGTACATATCCAAATGGATGACCAAAAGCTGTAATATCTAAATCATGTTGACATAATTTTGTAGCAACAATCAAATCCCCAATTTTTAATGATGGATTTATTGCACCAGCTACTCCACTAAATAGTAATTTATTACATCCGAATTTTTCAATCAATGTAGCTGCAGTTAAAGATGCAAAAACTTTTCCTATTTTACTATATGCTATTACAATCTCAATATCATTAAATTTTACTTCATAATATTTGTTGTTTGCAAACTCTGTTACTTTTATATCACTAAAATTAGCCAATAGTGGCTCAATTTCTTCTTCCATTGCTCCCATTATAGCTAATTTAAGCATTTAGAGCCTCCAAAACTGTTTCTAATGTTTGTATATTATTTACATTATATGTTGGTGTATTTAGTTTTTTATTCAAGCCTTTTAATACTGCACCATTACCAAATTCTATAAAACAATCAACTTTATCATCATACTTTAATATAGATTGTTTATATAAAACTGGTTTAGTTAATTGTTCAGATAAAAGTTGTATAGCTTCATCTTTTGAATTATACTCATTAGTTGTTACATTTGAGACTACTGGAGCCATAAAAGTATCTTTTAGATATTTTTTTAATTCAGTTTCTAAAGGAGCAACTGCATCTATAAGTAAAGGGCAATGACTTGCTACAGACATATTAAGTACTATTGCTCTTTTTGCACCAGCTGATTTAAACACATCAACTAAACTTTCCAAATCAGATTTTAAACCTGCAAGTACTAGTTGTCCATCAATATTATAATTTGCAGCCCAAACTTTTTTGCCTTCATTTCTTTGATTTTGACAAATTTCTTCTACTATATTATCATCTAAACCAAGAAGTGCCATCATACCAGCACCAGCACCTGCACATGCTTGGTTCATAAATAAGCCTCGTTTATGGACAAGTTCAATTGCATCTAAATAATCAAGTGCACCAACACTTACTAATGCGCTAAACTCACCTAAAGAGTGACCTAAAGCAAAAGTTGGAATAACATCATATTTTGATTTAAAAATTGCAGTTGCTATTGAACTAACAAGCAATATTGCAGGTTGAGTAAACTCTGTTTTTTCTAAGTTTTGATTTTCATTAAAAAGTAAATTTTCGAAATCAATATTAAGTCTTTGTGAAGCATTTTGTACCATTTCTTTTGCTAGAGGAGAGTTTTCAAAAAACTCTTTCCCCATACCAATACTTTGACTCCCTTGACCAGGGAAAATAAATCCTACTTTTTTCATAGTTTATTCCAAATTAGTGGCAACCACATCCACCGTGCCCTTGACCACCGTGTTTATGATTTTCACCACCACAACACTCACCTTCACCATGACTATGTCCATGAGAATGTCCACCGCTACTTCCACAGCTTCCACCGCCACAACATCCACCGCTTGCAACTCCACCAACTACACCAGTAGCCATTTCTTGGTCTGTTGCTTCTCTTGCATCTAAAATTGATACTGTAAACATTAGTGTTTTTCCAGCCATTGGATGATTATAATCTATTGTAACTTCATTATCATCAAAATTTGTAACTGTTACTTGAACTGTATCACCTTCTTCACTTGTACCATATAAAGTCATTCCTTGAACTAAGTCTATACCAGCAAATTGCTCTTTTGGTAAAACTTGTACTGCTTGATCATTATACTCACCATAACCATCTGCTGGTGCAACCATAACATCTGCCTTATCACCAACAGTCATTTTTAAGATTTCAGCTTCTAGACCTTTGATTATTTGTCCCATTCCAGTTATAAATTCTAACGGTTTTCCACCTACATTTGTATCTAATTGTTCATTTGTATTTGCGTCTTTTAAACTATATTCAATAGCTACTACATTATATTCATTTATTTTCATATTTTTACCTTTATTTTAAATTGAACTTATTTTGAAATAAGCTTTTTTGCTTCCGCAGCTTCTTTTGAATCTGGATAAGCTTGTATTAATGTATTGAAAAATTTAGAAGCATTATCTATATCTTTCATATTTTGAAAAGAGATTGCACTATTTAATAATAACTGAGGCATCCAATAACCTTTGTCATACAATAATGCGGATGTTTTAAAATAGCTTAATGCTTTTTCATAATCTTTTCTAACAAACCACATTTGTCCTAGCAAATAGTTTGACTCTGCAGGTTTAAATCTTTTCTCAACTAAATGCTCAAATATTGGAATTGCTTGAGTAAATAATCTTTTATCAAACAAAGCCTTACCTTCATTAAAAAGATCCTCATTTGACTTTCCGTCAAATTGTAAAGATTGAGTTTGTGTCTGAGTTTGTTGTGTAGGTTGTGATTGTTTAGAAGTAGAGCTAAATTCTTGCTTTGTAACAAATTGTTGCATATTTTTTTCAAACTCATTTCTAGATAAATAGTTTTTATTAATATGATCACTTTGTTTAGCTATTTCACCAATTGCTTTTTTGAGTTCGGCAATATTTTTAAGATTTTCTTCTTGCATAGCTAGAAGTTGATTTACAACACCTTTTAATGATTCAATATCAGTTTGATTTTTTGAACTTTGTGCGTCTATTTTATTTAAAGACAATGAAACATTATGAAGTTTATTCCCTTCACCTTCAAAGATTGATTCTAAACCTTGTAATCTTTCATTTATAAGTTGTATATCACTTTTTACAACCCTTACGGTTGTATCTACTGTTTCAACTTTATTTTTTGTTTCTAAAATCTTTTTTTCTGATTGAGTTAAACCATAGGGATTAGGAGAATCTAAATTGCCAGCACCAAAAACAGATACTTCAGCACTAAAAAGTGCTGAAGTACTAAATAAGAGGAGTATTAAACCTTGCTTGATCATAACGATTATGGAAGAACTTTATAATCAACTCTTCTATTCATTTTCCAACATTCTCTAGTTTTTTCAGTACAAACTGGATTACCTTCACCGAAGCTTACCATTGAGATTGTTGACTCATTTACACCATCAGCAACCAATGCAACTTTTGCAGTATTTGCTCTTTTTAGTCCAAGTGCATAGTTATACTCATCAGTTCCCCACTCATCAGTATTACCTTCTAAAGTAATTTTAACATCTCTTCCGATAGCTAAAATTGAACTTGAGTTATCTTTTGCTCTTGTTACCATATCTGGAGTTAAGTGAAATTTATCAAATGGAAAATATAAAGATGTAAGTCTTACAAGCTTACCATCAATCATAGTTTCGAACACTCTATCATTTCTCCAATCTCCACCATCTTTGAAACCAGATACAAAATTCATATCTAGTGAATCAATAGCATCTAACTTAGATGTTTCTTGATAACCTTGACTTGAAGCATCAGAATCAACTTGAACTGACTTTTGTGTACAACCACCTACTAATAAAGCAGCTAAAACAACAGAATATAAACCTAATTTTCTCATACATCCACCTTTTTTTCTAAAATTTCGAAATAATACTCAATCATACCTTAAACTATGTTTAGAGTATATATTACCAATCAATTGCTTGAATATTTCCTCTATTTAAAGGAAATAAAAACGACTTATCTTGCCCTAATCTAATAATACCTAAATAACTCTTATCATTTTCTGTTTTTATAAAAATAATAGATTCACCATCTTGTGAAAACTTTGGAAATTGATTCATCCCACTTGTAGTCATTTTTTTAATAAAGTTGCTCTGAGTTGAAACTAAATATATATTAAAGTTTTCTTTTCCAAACTCATTGTCACCTTCTCTACTAGTATAAATAACAAAATTCCCGTATGCATTTGCTGAATTATTGTTTTTACCATGATAAACAAGTCTATTTGCACCCCTTTGTCCAATTTGTTTTGAAAATATATTTGGATTTCCTAATCTATCAGAAACAAAAACTATACTTTTTTCATCTTCTAAATAATGTCCATTTACATCGATTCCATTATAAGTTGTTAATCTTGTAAAATTTTTACTTCTTATATCATATTCATATATATCAGGTTGTGAATTTGGAGCCATTGTTAATAATAGTTTTGTACCATCTTTATTAACATCAGAACAAACTAACATTCCATCACTTTGAGCTATTTTCTCACTTTTTCCACTAAATATATCAACTTTCATAAGTGTAGGCAAACCAAAGTTATAAGTTGTATAGTAAAAACTATCTTGATTTTTATTAGCCCACTTAGGAAAAACATTCAATCCACCTTGAATTATTGCTTTTTGGAATGTCAAAGTATAATCTGCTATTACAATCTGGGATTGTTTAGTAGCATCATATCTTGAGAATATTACAAATCTCTCCATCCAATCAATAGAAGGTGCATTAATATAATCATTTACAGTAATAGCAACTTTATGGGCTAAAAATGGATATCTTTCATCTTTTGAACTATTAAAAGACTTTTCAAATGCCATAGAGGATGAATTTAAATCATACAACTTAGTTTTTAATATAAATCCTTCAAAAACACTTTGCTCAATTGAAATATTTAAAAACAGATCAATATTTTGCTGTTTTAACTCATAATAATTTGGAGTAAAATTGAACTGTTTTATTAAATTTACATCTTTAACATTAAAATGTCCGCTTACTTCCAAATCTTTTGCTATTAACCTCTTTATATCATTTGAATATGTACTTGGTTGAGAATCACTAGCAATTGATATACCAATTGTTGGTTTATAACCTACACTTTTTACTATTTCCATAGAAACATCAGCTGCAAATACAGCTTTGCACACCAACAATAAACCTAATAATACCTTAAACATTATTCCCCTTTTGTTTTAAAAGTAACTTTTAAAGATGTTTTTTCACCCTTGTTATGTTCTGGAAACTTTACATTTAGCTGATTATTTAGAAATCTCTCTAAAGAAACATCAAAATTTGAATCTCCCGATTTTGAAATGATATTATAAGCAAACTTTCCATTTTTGTAAATAGTTATAATAACATCAGAACTCAAGTTCTCCTTTATAATACTTGGCTGCCATTTAGAAGCTAAAATTTCATAAATTAAAGAATAGTATTCATCAATTACCGCGTCACTAGGAGGTGATAAAGACGAAGTTGGATTTATATTTACATTATCTAATCTTTTTGACACATTTGTAGATATTTCAGAACGACTCTCTTTTTCAAAAGATGATTTAAATACACTCGCTACTTTTACACTCTCTTTTTGTACAACATCTTGTTTTATAACATTTTGTGTTTGTGTTGTTACATTTGCAAAAAGTGATTTCATATCAGTTGTTGTTACAGTCGCTTTTGATGCTGATTTTTCTTCAATTGGTATTTCTTCTTTTTTCTCAATAGGTTTTTCAAATTTAGCTTTAGGCTGAGCTTTTTCTTCTATTAAAGATATATCTAATTCTATTGCTGTATTTTTATTAAATGCTGTAACTCGTTTTATATCTGGGTCAACCATATAAAACAAAATAGCAAAAATTAATATAAAATAAATTGAAAAAGAGATAATGCCAGAAATTAAAAATTGATTATTTGTTGTAGGCATATATTCATCCGTCAGTGATTAATGAAACTTTTGAAAAGCCTGCCTCTTTAACAGTTTTTAAAACATAAATTATATCTTCATATTGTAGAGTTTTATCAGCTTTTATATAAATATATATATCTTTATTTCTATCTTGAGTAAGCATTACAAATGAGTCAGCAAATTCTTTTATGTTATAACTATTTTTTTCAACTTTAACAACTCTATTTTTATCAATTAAAATATCAAGTTTTTGAGTTTGCATTGCAGTTTGGCTTCTGCTACCAGTAGGAAGATTTATATTTTCTTCATACTCCAATACTGGTGCAGTAACCATTAATATAGCTAGTAATACAAGCATAACATCAACTAGTGGTGTTATATTTAATTCTGGTTTTTCGTTATAATCAAACACTTTGTACCTTTTTATGCTCTAGAAATCAATATTTCAGATTGAGCCTTTAAATAAGTATTTAATTCATAAACTTTTCTTGATAATATTTGGTGAAATGTGTAAGCAAAAATTGCGACAAATATACCAACAGCTGTAACAATCAAAGCTTCAGATATCGCTGGTGCAATAGTCCCAAAACTTACTTTCTCAACACCTGCAAAAACTGCAAAGGCTTCTAAAATACCTACAACTGTTCCAAAAAGACCAATAAATGGTGAAGTAGATGCTACTATTGAAAGCCAAGATATTCCTACACTAGCTTCTCGGATAATAGATATTTCACAAGCATGTAAAATCTCTTTAGATGTTGAATTGTTTTTAGTGCAACGACTAAGTTTTGAAAGTGGATTGATTGTCATATGTGAGTTCATTACTAATGACTCTAAAGATCTTTTTTCATTAGTAACTAAAGCATTTAGATTCATATATCTATATATAAACACCCAAATAATTGAGATAAGATAAATAGATAGTACCAATAACACTATTATTGTTATGGCACTACTATTTGATAAATAATTAGTAAATATATCTATCATTTTTATGCAAATGAATTAATTCTTGCTTCTACAGCAGCAAGTGATACATTTGAATCTTTAACTGAACTTACAAGTTCTTTAGCTGCTTCAATATTTGCAGCAATTTCACTACCTTCACCAGAAGTAAGTGCTATTGCACCATCAACTAGAACATCTACTGAAGTTTCATTAACTTTTACATGTCCCCAATTAATAGCTATTGCATCTGTTGAGTTTTCTTTTTCCATTACAATTACACCAACTGTTAGTGTAGATACTAATGAAGCATGACCAGGTAAAACTCCGAACTCTCCCTCTTTTCCAGGAAGAGTTACAGATTTTACATCACCTTCAAATATCATACCGTTTGGTGTAACTATAGATAATTTAATTGTATTCATAAGCTATCCTTATTTAGACTTAAGACTTTCTGCCTTTGCGATAACTTCGTCAATTCCACCAACCATATAAAATGCCATCTCAGGTAAATCATCATACTTACCATCAAGAATACCTTTAAATCCAGCAATAGTGTCTTCTAAAGATACATATTTACCTGGGCTACCTGTGAAAACTTCAGCAACGAAGAATGGTTGAGATAAGAATCTTTCTATTTTTCTTGCTCTATCAACAACTAATTTATCAGCTTCACTTAACTCATCCATACCTAAGATTGCGATGATATCTTGTAAATCTTTATATTTTTGTAATACAGATTGAACACCTCTAGCTACACCATAGTGCTCTGCACCAAGTACATCAGCACTTAAGATTCTTGAAGTTGAATCTAGTGGATCAACTGCTGGGTAAATACCTTTTTCAGCAATTTTTCTATTAAGAACTGTTGTTGCATCTAAGTGTGCAAATACAGATGCTGGAGCTGGGTCAGTTAAGTCATCCGCAGGAACATAAACAGCTTGAACTGAAGTAATTGAACCTTTTGCAGTTGATGTAATTCTTTCTTGTAAAGCACCCATTTCTCTTGCAAGTGTAGGTTGGTAACCAACAGCTGAAGGGATTCTTCCAAGAAGTGCTGACATTTCAGAACCTGCTTGTGCAAATCTAAAAATATTATCGATAAACATTAATACATCAAGACCTTTTTCATCTCTGAAGTACTCAGCCATTGTAAGACCTGTTAAAGCAATTCTATTTCTTGCCCCTGGTGGCTCACTCATTTGTCCGTAGCATAATGCAACTTTATCTAAAACATTAGAATCTTTCATCTCATGATAAAGGTCATTACCCTCTCTTGTTCTTTCACCAACACCAGCAAAAACTGAGTAACCTGAATGTTTGAACGCAACATTGTGGATAAGCTCCATGATGATAACTGTTTTACCAACACCAGCACCACCGAATAGTCCAACTTTACCACCTTTAGCATATGGTGCTAAAAGGTCAATAACTTTGATACCTGTTTCGAACATTTCAGTTTTTGTAGATTGCTCTTCAAAACTTGGAGCTTCTCTATGAATTGACCAATACTCTTTTGCTTCAACTGGTGCACCATCATCAACAGGCTCACCAATAACATTGAATATTCTTCCTAGAACTTCTTCACCAACTGGAACTTTAATAGGTCCACCTGTACTTACAACTTTTTGACCTCTTCTTAAACCTTCAGTCATATCCATTGCAATTGTTCTAACTCTACTATCACCTATGTGAGCTGCAACTTCTAATACTAGTCTTGCTCTATTTTCACCGTTATCAAAAACAACATCTATTGCTTCGTTTATTTCTGGTAAATAGCTATCAAATTGTACATCTACAACTGGTCCCATTACCTGAATAATTTTACCTTCCATTCAACTGCTCCTTTTAAATTTCTATTATTTTATTTTAAAGCTTCCATACCACTTATAATCTCTATAAGCTCTGTAGTAATTGCTGCTTGTCTTGCTTTATTAAATTCTACTGTTAATGACTTAACTCTACTTTTTGCATTTGATGTAGCTGCTTCCATAGCTTGCATTCTAGCACTATGTTCTGCTGCTAATGAATCAATTAGTGCATAATACATATTGAAATTCAAATATTTTTCAGTTAGTTCATTTAAAACTTCTGTATCATCATCTGGCTCAATATCTAGCATTGATTCACTCTCAGTTGCAACTAAAGAATCTAAACCTATTGGTAACAACTCTTTAATTCTTCTTTCTTGAGTTAACATATTAACAAATCCATTGTAAACTAATACAACTTTGTCTGTAACTTCATTGTTAAAATCTTTTATTGCATCACTTATAAACTCACTTGCTTTATCATAATCAGGAGCTGAACTAAGCCCTACTACTTTATCAGTCAGCTCAAATCCTTGAAATGAGTAAAAGTCAATTGCTTTTCTACCTGCTATTCTAAGTCTTACATTTACATTTTTAGACTTATACTCTTTGATCATGTTATTAACTGCCTTAATTGTAGACATATTAAAACCACCACAAAGTCCTTTATCAGCAGATACTATTACAATATCAACTGTTTTTGGAGCATCATTAGGTACAAAAGCTCTAGCAATATTTTCATTACCTTGAACTTTAGCTACTCTAATTGCAATTTCAGAAAGAACTTCATTTATTTTTTGAGCATAACTTCTAGCTCTTTTTGATAATTGTTCAGTTCTTCTTAATTTTGCAGAAGACACAAGCTTCATAGCTTTCGTAGTCTTCTGAGTATTCTTTACGCTTTTTATTTTTCTTGAAATCTCTTTTAAGTTAGCCATGAGCTAGTCCTTATTTTGCACAAAAAATTGTCTTAAACTCTTCTAATGCAGTTTTTAATGTATTTTCTAAATCGCCATCAATTGCTTTTTTAGTTTTTAAATCAGCAAATATATTTGGATATTTTTGTTCTAAGAATGGATATAATTCAGCTTCGAACTTAGTTACATCACTTACAGCTAAAGAATCTAAATAACCTTTTGCTCCAGCAAAAATCATAACAACTTGTTTTTGGATTGTTAATGGTTTGTTAGCACCTTGTTTTAGTACTTCAACCATTCTTTGTCCTCTTTCTAATTGCTTTCTTGTAGCTTCATCAAGGTCAGATGCAAATTGGCTAAATGCTTCAAGCTCTCTAAATTGTGCTAGGTCAAGTCTTAGTGTTCCAGAAACTTGTTTTGTAGCTTTAATTTGTGCTGCTCCACCAACTCTTGATACTGATAAACCAACATTAATAGCAGGTCTTATACCTGAGTTAAATAGGTCAGTTTCAAGGAATATTTGTCCATCTGTTATAGAAATAACATTCGTAGGAATATAAGCAGCAACATCTCCTGCTTGAGTTTCAATGATTGGTAATGCAGTTAAACTTCCAGCACCTAACTCATCATTTAATTTTGCAGCTCTTTCTAATAGTCTTGAGTGTAGATAGAAAACATCTCCTGGGAAAGCCTCTCTACCTGGAGGTCTTCTAAGAAGTAGTGACATCTCTCTATATGCAACAGCATGTTTACTCAAATCATCATAAATAATAAGTGCATGTTTACCGTTATCTCTAAAATACTCACCAATTGTTACACCAGTATATGGAGCTAAGAATTGTAAAGCTGAAGATTCACTAGCACCTGCATTAACAATAATTGTATAATCCATAGCACCATTTTCTTCTAATACTCTTAATACATTTGCAACTGAAGATGCTTTTTGTCCAATAGCAACATAAATACAAATTACATCTTCACCTTTTTGGTTAAGAATTGCATCTATTGCAACAGTAGTTTTACCTGTTTGTCTATCACCAATGATAAGCTCTCTTTGTCCTCTTCCAATTGGAACAAGTGCATCAATAGCTTTGATACCTGTTTGAAGTGGCTCATGAACAGACTTTCTAGCCATAATTCCAGGAGCTTTTTCTTCAACAAATCTTTGCTCAGTAGCAACTATTGAACCTTTTCCATCAATTGGCTCACCAAGTGAATTTACAACTCTACCAATTACTCCATCCCCAACTGGAACTTCAAGTAATTTTCCAAGTCTTTTACAGCTTGTACCCTCTCTAAGTCCTGCACTATTTCCTAGTACAACAACACCTACAGTTGATTCTTCTAAGTTTGATGCTAGTCCTTTTTCACCATTTTCAAACT contains:
- the atpG gene encoding ATP synthase F1 subunit gamma, whose product is MANLKEISRKIKSVKNTQKTTKAMKLVSSAKLRRTEQLSKRARSYAQKINEVLSEIAIRVAKVQGNENIARAFVPNDAPKTVDIVIVSADKGLCGGFNMSTIKAVNNMIKEYKSKNVNVRLRIAGRKAIDFYSFQGFELTDKVVGLSSAPDYDKASEFISDAIKDFNNEVTDKVVLVYNGFVNMLTQERRIKELLPIGLDSLVATESESMLDIEPDDDTEVLNELTEKYLNFNMYYALIDSLAAEHSARMQAMEAATSNAKSRVKSLTVEFNKARQAAITTELIEIISGMEALK
- the atpA gene encoding F0F1 ATP synthase subunit alpha; the encoded protein is MSVKIQADEISSIIKERIENFELNVDVNETGKIISLADGIAKVYGLKNVMAGELVEFENGEKGLASNLEESTVGVVVLGNSAGLREGTSCKRLGKLLEVPVGDGVIGRVVNSLGEPIDGKGSIVATEQRFVEEKAPGIMARKSVHEPLQTGIKAIDALVPIGRGQRELIIGDRQTGKTTVAIDAILNQKGEDVICIYVAIGQKASSVANVLRVLEENGAMDYTIIVNAGASESSALQFLAPYTGVTIGEYFRDNGKHALIIYDDLSKHAVAYREMSLLLRRPPGREAFPGDVFYLHSRLLERAAKLNDELGAGSLTALPIIETQAGDVAAYIPTNVISITDGQIFLETDLFNSGIRPAINVGLSVSRVGGAAQIKATKQVSGTLRLDLAQFRELEAFSQFASDLDEATRKQLERGQRMVEVLKQGANKPLTIQKQVVMIFAGAKGYLDSLAVSDVTKFEAELYPFLEQKYPNIFADLKTKKAIDGDLENTLKTALEEFKTIFCAK